One genomic region from Candidatus Nitrosopumilus koreensis AR1 encodes:
- a CDS encoding tyrosinase family protein: MTRKNAKDFLPDERQRYCNALLTLKQTIEPGHTLSKYDEFVAIHYGVTRRLRNGIPIGDGAHFVPGFLAWHREYLNRFEKAIRTVDSTLSLPYWNWSSGDDTDTTEIFTDDFMGPPGDPNNGNKITSGYFVENNWEVHSELDGGNNGSVLVRDSTLLSSSKLSQVSGYGELAMDAVNGDNDFDSFLPGLEGPHGSIHMWIGGHMTSMTSPNDPIFFLHHANIDRLWSKWQELHPGPENYNPNNDGSYGSRLNDRMWPWDGSEDTTTTRTGTATGISLQGLLPTFSDYDIVTPRHVLDNNLTIPIPVRQFLANTLQIRNQTTGEILSRYKIIGSVPDKFAANNGILNQILTTIGYEDRIGRTESDNDFVDVILEISHTDNHVNSARGVQLGGDDIEVFVNGTSTGTLAKTQEIPLP; encoded by the coding sequence TTGACAAGAAAAAATGCAAAAGATTTCTTACCTGATGAAAGACAGAGGTACTGCAATGCATTGTTAACTTTAAAACAAACAATTGAACCAGGACACACATTAAGCAAATATGATGAATTTGTAGCCATCCATTATGGCGTTACACGACGTCTTAGAAACGGAATTCCTATTGGAGATGGGGCCCATTTTGTACCAGGATTTTTGGCTTGGCATCGTGAATACCTTAACAGATTTGAAAAAGCAATTAGAACAGTAGATTCTACTTTATCCCTCCCTTATTGGAATTGGTCTTCAGGAGATGATACAGACACTACAGAAATATTCACAGATGATTTTATGGGACCTCCAGGAGATCCAAATAATGGAAATAAAATAACAAGTGGTTATTTTGTTGAAAACAATTGGGAAGTTCATTCGGAGTTGGATGGAGGAAACAATGGGAGTGTACTTGTTAGAGATTCCACATTATTGTCTTCTTCAAAGTTATCACAAGTTTCAGGTTATGGAGAATTGGCCATGGATGCAGTAAACGGAGATAATGATTTTGATTCCTTTTTACCAGGACTTGAAGGACCTCATGGCAGTATTCACATGTGGATTGGAGGACACATGACATCTATGACATCTCCAAATGATCCAATATTCTTTTTACACCATGCAAATATTGACAGATTATGGTCAAAATGGCAAGAGCTTCATCCTGGACCCGAAAATTACAATCCAAATAATGATGGAAGTTATGGAAGCAGACTAAATGATAGAATGTGGCCTTGGGACGGTTCTGAAGACACAACTACCACCAGAACAGGCACTGCAACTGGAATTTCATTACAAGGTTTACTCCCAACCTTTTCTGATTATGATATTGTTACCCCTAGACATGTTCTGGACAATAATCTTACCATTCCTATACCTGTACGGCAATTTTTAGCAAATACACTTCAGATAAGAAACCAAACAACAGGTGAAATTCTTTCTAGATACAAAATAATTGGGAGTGTACCTGACAAATTTGCAGCAAATAATGGAATCTTAAATCAAATTTTGACAACCATTGGATATGAAGACAGGATTGGAAGAACGGAAAGCGATAATGACTTTGTGGATGTAATATTAGAGATAAGCCATACGGACAACCATGTTAATTCTGCCAGAGGCGTACAGCTTGGTGGAGATGACATCGAAGTTTTTGTTAATGGAACAAGTACAGGTACTTTAGCAAAAACACAGGAAATACCATTGCCATAG
- a CDS encoding galactose oxidase-like domain-containing protein: MSHHSHLHKLNTVAVHLGLLKNGKALLFSGSHKKLWDWTKGEANIWNPNNPDHHENSNLKRNLFCSGHCFLPDGRLLVVGGQSTFNYPHVIFGTVIGVLPLVLKILGKEAADHDIHTFDPDESDPNLQWTRHSPGMSKARWYPTCVTLPDGNALIVSGTWSHGYHALFGGFMNKSYQIFDSTTNILSEPKSFGFEHIHMYPYLHVLPGNHLFVHSDKTTKFWDISQKQFLSGEFVTSTGGTRTYPGMGTCVMLPLNHDDQVAKIMVIGGSTVMKPGKEDDATSIPEMLTIPLNDPTNSAGWQEKPHHLKRFLCDSVLLPDGKILVTNGAEKGTADSNQIAVMKIELFDPETETWQELANPLEKPRLYHGTAILLSDGSVLAAGSTGHDFTRAIFRPDQHFEQEIEIIEPPYMASNTRPQITNSPNSMQYDTQYEIATDSTNITKVSLIRMSSTTHNNNMDQRCLFLNIVENSATLKIQSPKNGSWAPPGYYLLFVIDNNGIPSVGKPVRIGT, from the coding sequence ATGAGTCATCACAGTCATCTTCATAAATTAAACACTGTCGCAGTTCATCTGGGTTTACTCAAAAACGGAAAGGCATTATTGTTTTCAGGTTCTCATAAAAAATTATGGGATTGGACTAAAGGTGAGGCAAACATATGGAATCCCAACAATCCTGATCATCATGAGAATTCCAACCTAAAACGCAATTTGTTTTGTTCTGGACATTGTTTTTTACCAGATGGACGATTGTTGGTTGTAGGCGGACAATCGACCTTCAACTATCCTCATGTTATTTTTGGAACTGTTATTGGAGTATTGCCTTTAGTGTTAAAGATTTTGGGAAAAGAAGCAGCTGATCATGACATACATACATTTGATCCTGATGAATCTGACCCAAATCTTCAATGGACGCGACATTCTCCGGGAATGTCCAAAGCTAGATGGTATCCAACATGCGTAACGTTACCTGATGGTAATGCACTAATTGTTTCAGGCACGTGGTCTCATGGATATCATGCATTGTTTGGCGGATTTATGAACAAAAGTTACCAGATTTTTGATTCTACTACAAACATACTTTCCGAACCAAAATCTTTTGGGTTTGAACACATCCACATGTATCCTTACTTACATGTACTTCCAGGGAATCACCTGTTTGTTCATTCTGATAAAACGACAAAGTTTTGGGATATTTCTCAAAAACAATTTTTGTCTGGCGAATTTGTAACCTCAACCGGAGGCACTAGAACATATCCTGGAATGGGAACCTGTGTTATGCTGCCATTGAACCATGATGATCAAGTTGCAAAAATAATGGTAATTGGCGGCAGTACTGTTATGAAACCTGGAAAAGAGGATGACGCTACAAGTATTCCCGAAATGCTTACCATACCTCTGAACGACCCAACTAACTCTGCAGGGTGGCAAGAAAAACCTCATCATTTGAAGAGATTTCTATGCGACTCTGTTCTTCTTCCTGATGGAAAAATTTTGGTAACTAATGGTGCAGAAAAAGGAACTGCAGATAGTAATCAGATTGCAGTTATGAAAATTGAATTGTTTGATCCTGAAACTGAAACTTGGCAAGAATTAGCAAACCCTTTGGAAAAACCCAGGTTATATCATGGTACAGCAATTTTGTTATCTGACGGCAGTGTTTTGGCTGCGGGAAGCACTGGGCACGATTTTACTCGTGCAATATTCAGACCTGATCAGCACTTTGAACAGGAAATTGAAATAATAGAACCACCATATATGGCAAGTAACACTCGACCACAAATTACCAACTCTCCCAATTCTATGCAATACGATACTCAATATGAAATAGCAACTGATTCAACAAACATTACCAAAGTTTCATTAATACGAATGTCATCTACTACACATAACAATAACATGGACCAGCGCTGTCTGTTTCTAAATATTGTGGAGAATTCTGCAACTCTAAAGATTCAAAGTCCAAAAAATGGAAGTTGGGCCCCTCCAGGGTATTATTTGCTATTTGTTATTGATAATAACGGAATTCCTTCTGTTGGAAAACCTGTCAGAATAGGAACTTGA